A window of the Cryptococcus neoformans var. neoformans B-3501A chromosome 9, whole genome shotgun sequence genome harbors these coding sequences:
- a CDS encoding hypothetical protein (HMMPfam hit to WD40, WD domain, G-beta repeat, score: 172.7, E(): 7.6e-49) yields the protein MPKQYKLAFSLNGHAADVRNVTAPSQQVPLLLSASRDGSAIVWGPSNASREWDVKLRVEGPEKRYVSCVGMTRWDGQAFLLVGSSSGILASYVLPAMDSPAPADDSPLPEPTHTLIEHSQNLCCMDVSQGGLIASGSWDKTVIVWKDFKKVIQIKAHEQAVWSVKFVGEDRLLTASADKKIILHSVDPASGRTTPLQTYTGHTEPVRGLALKPDRQGFWSCANDGNVNIYSFDKPSPIRTLSGHTSFVYSIATFPDGSGAITTGEDGTMRVWSETELIQTIPHTSNSLWSCAVVPSLVASSPYIVSSSSDSTIRFFTNEGALVAGPEELAAWDDEVKGRQLDKSQVGDVKHSDLPGIEALGREGKKDGQVLMIKNNGVVEAYQWSAPSSTWQQIGQVVDAIGQGRKQLYEGKEYDYVFDVDVSEGMPPLKLPYNVAENPWIAAQRFLERNELPTSYVDQVVEFIQKNTGGVQLGTGEDTASYADPFTGGSRYTGGGVPTTGAGGSSGGFGDPFTGDSRYTGGGISTTGNTTSSGDPFTGGSRYTGAVTASSAPVQQSGAKGILPVKTYLPFKQINVSAAKNKIQQFNDELKTSKPELALTLEEEKTLTEVYAFLSLPAVALPNPNSQDGKEKFDTGAILALVQKWPEDKRFPLIDLARVLAATSPAFALSPPHPFFIAASLSLPFPDPPSKPRETNTLLVLRAIANLFVTANGRMVLSTEDVAKDILANVGGVEWGKVGKNVRIAGATIVLHLSILAVEGNLPVALGSPLLDLINQILDSEKEDTEVVYRSAIALGNLVSSPKAAGGLAVGKVAKGKESVKRWAGKESRLGSLATEIEGLGL from the exons ATGCCTAAGCAGTACAAGCTAGCATTCTCATTGAATGGACACGCAGCGGACGTCCGCAACGTCACCGCGCCATCTCAACAGGtacctctccttctttcggCTTCCAGAGACGGCTCAGCAATCGTATGGGGTCCTTCGAATGCTTCCAGAGAATGGGACGTCAAGCTTAGGGTCGAAGGGCCAGAAAAACGATATGTTAGCTGTGTGGGAATGACTAGATGGGACGGGCAAG CCTTTTTGCTCGTTGGATCATCTTCTGGTATCCTTGCCAGCTACGTCTTACCTGCAATGGACTCTCCCGCACCCGCGGATGATTCCCCTTTGCCAGAACCTACACACACCCTGATTGAGCATTCCCAAAACTTGTGCTGTATGGACGTGAGCCAAGGAGGACTTATCGCTTCCGGCAGTTGGGACAA AACCGTGATCGTGTGGAAGGATTTCAAAAAAGTCATCCAGATCAAGGCACATGAACAAGCTGTATGGTCCGTTAAGTTTGTGGGCGAAGACCGCCTCCTCACTG CATCTGCGGATAAGAAGATCATACTTCATTCTGTGGATCCTGCTTCAGGCCGGACAACTCCTCTTCAGACATACACTGGCCATACTGAACCGGTAAGAGGTCTGGCGTTGAAACCAGACAGACAAGGGTTTTGGAGTTGTGCGAATGACGG TAACGTCAACATCTACTCCTTCGATAAACCGTCTCCCATCCGCACCCTTTCGGGTCACACATCCTTCGTCTACTCTATTGCCACTTTCCCAGATGGTAGCGGCGCAATTACCACTGGTGAGGATGGGACAATGCGTGTCTGGTCTG AGACAGAGCTTATCCAAACAATTCCTCACACCTCCAACTCGCTTTGGTCTTGTGCCGTCGTCCCATCTCTTGTAGCCTCTTCACCATACATtgtttcatcctcatccgaCTCTACCATCCGTTTTTTTACCAATGAAGGAGCGCTCGTTGCTGGGCCTGAGGAGTTGGCTGCATGGGATGACGAAGTTAAAGGGAGGCAATTGGATAAGAGTCAAGTGGGGGACGTCAAGCACTCGGATCTTCCTGGAATCGAGGCTCTGGGTAGGGAAG gtaagaaggatgggcaaGTTCTTATGATCAAGAACAATGGCGTTGTTGAGGCTTACCAG TGGTCTGCGCCGTCATCCACTTGGCAGCAAATCGGCCAAGTCGTTGATGCCATCGGCCAAGGTCGCAAACAGCTGTATGAAGGCAAAGAATATGATTATGTGTTTGACGTAGATGTTTCCGAAGGGATGCCCCCACTCAAGTTGCCTTATAATGTCGCTG AAAATCCATGGATAGCGGCTCAACGCTTTCTTGAGCGCAATGAACTCCCAACCAGCTACGTTGATCAAGTTGTAGAGTTTATCCAGAAGAACACCGGTGGAGTGCAGCTGGGTACAGGTGAAGACACTGCAAGCTATGCTGACCCCTTCACTGGGGGTTCAAGGTACACAGGTGGCGGCGTTCCTACCACTGGAGCTGGTGGAAGTAGTGGCGGTTTTGGGGACCCATTTACTGGAGATTCGAGGTATACTGGTGGTGGCATTTCAACTACTGGTAACACCACCTCCAGTGGAGATCCTTTCACTGGCGGGTCGCGATACACTGGTGCTGTTACCGCCTCATCTGCACCTGTCCAACAATCGGGCGCTAAGGGTATCCTGCCTGTCAAGACGTATCTTCCCTTCAAGCAAATCAACGTAAGCGCCGCAAAGAACAAGATCCAACAATTCAACGACGAATTGAAAACTTCCAAA CCCGAATTGGCCTTGACTttagaagaagaaaagaccCTCACAGAGGTTTAcgctttcctctccttgccTGCCGTAGCTTTGCCCAACCCTAACTCTCAGGACGGGAAGGAAAAATTTGACACGGGTGCGATTCTGGCTTTAGTGCAAAAGTGGCCTGAAGACAAGAGATTCCCTT TGATCGACCTTGCTCGAGTCCTTGCAGCCACATCTCCGGCATTCGCCCTTTCACCTCctcatcccttcttcatcgctgcttctctttccctaCCTTTCCCCGATCCTCCCTCAAAGCCACGAGAGACCAACACTCTCCTCGTTCTTCGTGCCATTGCCAACCTTTTCGTTACTGCAAACGGACGAATGGTCTTGTCTACGGAAGATGTTGCTAAGGATATCTTGGCTAATGTCGGAGGGGTCGAATGGGGTAAGGTAGGCAAGAATGTAAGGATTGCGGGTGCTACTATAGTGCTTCA TCTCTCGATTTTGGCTGTCGAAGGTAACCTCCCTGTCGCCCTCGGGTCACCACTCCTTGATCTCATCAACCAAATCCTTGACTCCGAAAAGGAAGACACGGAAGTTGTTTACCGCTCTGCGATCGCACTTGGTAATCTCGTTTCGAGCCCCAAGGCGGCTGGAGGCTTGGCGGTTGGCAAGGTTGCAAAGGGCAAAGAGAGCGTCAAGAGATGGGCTGGGAAGGAGTCAAGATTAGGCAGTCTGGCTACGGAGATTGAGGGGCTGGGACTTTGA
- a CDS encoding hypothetical protein (HMMPfam hit to HEAT_PBS, PBS lyase HEAT-like repeat, score: 98.1, E(): 2.1e-26) has protein sequence MSVQVSPEQMATLKATLLNTPGNVPLHERFRALFMLKAVGGDEVVDIVSEGLKDPSPLLKHELAYVLGQLLNTRALPTLSRVLENPTGEHCSMVRHEAAEALGAIGAEESLPILRKYMQDENREVRETCEIAVGKIEFDLSEEGKKANANPDFPTIDPAPSAAPSDIPSLRADLLNTSLPLFQRYRAMFALRDFGAGSKEAVEALADGFRDGSALFRHEIAYIFGQLSSPYSIPSLLSRLRDAKEDDMVRHEAAEALGGIASDGVESENPEVVLPEDERLPEGGVLAVLREWAVKADAPTVVRESCQVAIDMWEYENSADQFNPLDSLSAKQEEREKTEKVNTTGMERSAHAAVAAMGIAA, from the exons ATGTCTGTCCAGGTATCTCCAGAGCAAATGGCCACATTGAAGGCTACTCTGCTCAACACTCCCGGAAATGTCCCCTTGCATGAGCGATTCAGGGCCTTGTTTATGCTCAAGGCTGTGGGCGGTGATGAGGTTGTCGACATCGTTTCCGAAG GTCTTAAGGACCCTTCACCTCTCTTAAAGCACGAGCTTGCCTACGTCCTCGGTCAGCTTCTCAACACCCGTGCTCTTCCCACCTTGTCTCGAGTCCTTGAAAACCCCACCGGCGAGCATTGCTCTATGGTTCGTCATGAGGCTGCTGAGGCTCTTGGCGCTATTGGTGCTGAAGAGTCCCTCCCAATTTTAAGAAAGTACATGCAGGACGAAAATAGGGAAGTCCGAGAGACCTGCGAGATTGCAGTCGGCAAGATTGAGTTCGATTTgagcgaggagggaaagaaggccaaTGCCAA CCCCGACTTCCCCACTATTGACCCCGCTCCTTCTGCTGCCCCTTCCGACATTCCTTCCCTCCGCGCCGACCTTCTTAAcacttcccttcccctcttccaGCGATACCGTGCCATGTTTGCGCTCCGTGACTTTGGTGCCGGCTCCAAAGAGGCTGTTGAAGCCCTTGCCGACGGTTTCCGAGACGGCAGTGCCCTTTTCCGTCACGAGATTGCCTACATCTTTGGTCAGCTTTCCAGCCCGTACTCCATCCCTTCGCTTCTATCCAGGTTGAGGGACGCCAAGGAAGACGACATGGTCAGGCACGAGGCTGCCGAGGCTCTTGGGGGTATTGCGTCTGACGGCGTGGAATCTGAGAACCCCGAGGTCGTGCTTCCTGAAGACGAACGCCTTCCCGAAGGTGGTGTTCTTGCCGTTCTGCGTGAATGGGCCGTCAAGGCCGATGCCCCTACCGTTGTTCGTGAGTCTTGTCAGGTCGCCATTGACATGTGGGAGTATGAGAACTCTGCCGATCAATTTAACCCACTTGACTCTCTCTCGGCCaagcaagaggagagagagaagactGAGAAGGTCAACACCACGGGTATGGAGAGGTCTGCGCACGCTGCTGTTGCCGCCATGGGTATTGCTGCCTAG
- a CDS encoding hypothetical protein (Match to ESTs gb|CF187168.1|CF187168, gb|CF184627.1|CF184627) encodes MYAQLRTAHYRAPRSLRPQPQRRLLATPPPPPPPASGLPPNPPPPTGVVHPRPAVAHAKPPAVPGSSTVARPPPGRPRRFRRVFVYTALGVAGFYALSGYVGTKSDAYRDLFTQYVPGGEAVADYADDNDWDNVSGKAVRAWQSITGARPETRTEKVERTIGEVRQEAVKVPAQVKDKADEAKDHVVGKHTASQKIHERAEELRKAVEQKTHEAEARLKELTGEAKHKVQEATKDAPFNFSEGVEGIVRAAESALHKTEHKAAAAADKVKPAEARPSSPFPDTQRPRELKPETVTPQVPSYEGKKLYTGPPLPLGHEPPPGYYLPPPPSTKKEKVEEKVEEIKERLPLLVPKVKEFASEEPIISQLASTIDSLTSSLSTPSKALSSDATGILNKAQDDLTALNARLQEVKKAEKAKLEQSISEKKKEFEALLKSMEAEKAKSEEGLKQTWQHERQTMVEDWRKELEGELEQQRQSIEQRLREEVVSQGIELQRRWLRSIKTQVETERGGRLAKLDSLTTSLKQLERITLDNSATLDDNVRLHKIWSALRAVQSKVDSGDLAFDDELRALKSLSTPTASSGEGVVRSALEQIEKSGIPQTGVKSFAALSSWFTNTVAPRIQSSSLVPAPEEATVISHLASAGLSKIMFRPQAGRVPGDSVGAVLARAEWCLAEKDLDGAAREINSLTGWPAKLANDWLQQARRKLEVQQALEVVATEATLSSLLLV; translated from the exons ATGTACGCCCAGCTGCGCACCGCCCACTACCGGGCCCCCCGCAGCCTCCGCCCCCAGCCCCAGCGAAGA CTCCTCGCGACTCCCCCCCCGCCGCCTCCCCCCGCCTCTGGCCTCCCGCCGAACCCGCCTCCCCCCACCGGCGTCGTCCACCCGAGGCCGGCCGTCGCCCACGCCAAGCCGCCCGCCGTCCCCGGCTCGTCCACCGTGGCGAGGCCCCCTCCCGGCAGGCCCCGCCGCTTCCGCCGGGTGTTCGTCTACACCGCGCTCGGTGTCGCCGGCTTCTACGCGCTGTCCGGCTACGTCGGCACCAAGTCTGACGCGTACCGCGACCTCTTCACCCAGTACGTGCCGGGCGGCGAGGCGGTGGCGGACTATGCAGACGACAACGACTGGGACAACGTGAGCGGGAAGGCCGTCCGGGCATGGCAGTCCATCACGGGCGCCAGGCCGGAGACCAGGACGGAAAAGGTCGAGCGGACGATTGGCGAGGTCAGGCAGGAGGCTGTCAAGGTCCCTGCGCAGGTAAAGGACAAGGCGGACGAGGCCAAGGACCACGTCGTCGGCAAACACACGGCGTCTCAGAAGATCCACGAAAGGGCCGAGGAGCTCAGGAAGGCTGTCGAGCAAAAGACCCACGAGGCCGAGGCCAGGCTGAAGGAGCTCACCGGCGAGGCCAAGCACAAGGTGCAGGAGGCAACCAAGGATGCGCCATTCAACTTTTCCGAGGGCGTGGAGGGTATCGTCAGGGCTGCCGAGAGTGCTCTGCACAAGACTGAGCACAAGGCCGCTGCGGCTGCCGACAAGGTCAAGCCCGCCGAGGCGCGACCTTCAAGCCCCTTCCCCGACACCCAGCGACCCCGTGAGCTCAAGCCAGAGACGGTCACGCCGCAAGTCCCTTCCTACGAGGGCAAGAAGCTCTACACCggtcctcctcttccgctcGGCCACGAGCCCCCTCCCGGCTACtacctccctcctcctccgtccaccaagaaggagaaggtcGAGGAAAAGGTCGAAGAGATCAAGGAGAGGCTCCCCTTGCTTGTCCCCAAGGTCAAGGAGTTTGCTTCCGAGGagcccatcatctcccagCTTGCTTCCACCATTGACTCTCTGAcgtcttccctttccaccccTTCCAAGGCCCTCTCTTCCGATGCTACCGGTATCCTGAACAAGGCCCAGGACGACCTGACTGCGCTCAACGCTAGGCTTCAGGAAGTCAAGAAGGCcgaaaaggcaaagcttGAGCAGTCTATcagcgagaagaagaaggagttTGAGGCGCTTTTGAAGAGCATGGAGGCTGAGAAGGCCAAGTCTGAGGAAGGATTGAAACAGACTTGGCAGCACGAGAGACAGACTATGGTTGAGGACTGGAGGAAGGAGCTGGAAGGCGAGTTGGAACAACAGAGGCAAAGTATTGAACAGAG GCTCAGAGAAGAGGTCGTATCCCAAGGTATCGAGCTCCAGCGACGATGGCTCCGTTCCATCAAGACCCAAGTCGAGACTGAGCGTGGTGGCCGTCTCGCCAAGCTTGACAGCCTCACCACCTCGCTGAAACAGCTCGAGCGAATCACCCTCGACAACTCTGCCACCCTTGACGACAATGTCCGACTCCACAAGATCTGGTCCGCCCTCCGAGCTGTGCAGTCCAAGGTCGACTCTGGTGATCTTGCCTTTGACGACGAGCTCCGTGCTCTCAAGAGCCTCTCTACTCCCACAGCAAGCAGCGGTGAAGGCGTCGTCCGCTCCGCCCTTGAGCAGATTGAAAAGTCTGGTATCCCCCAAACAGGTGTCAAATCCTTTGCCGCCCTCTCATCATGGTTCACCAACACTGTCGCTCCCCGAATTCAATCATCCTCCCTCGTCCCCGCTCCTGAAGAAGCCACCGTCATCTCCCATCTTGCGTCAGCAGGTCTTTCCAAGATCATGTTCCGACCCCAAGCCGGACGAGTTCCCGGAGACAGCGTCGGTGCCGTCTTGGCTAGGGCCGAGTGGTGTCTTGCCGAAAAGGATTTGGATGGTGCCGCGCGAGAGATTAACAGTCTGACAGGATGGCCGGCCAAGTTGGCGAATGACTGGTTGCAGCAGGCGAGGAGAAAACTCGAGGTTCAACAAGCGCTCGAG GTTGTGGCCACCGAGGCTACTTTGAGCTCTTTGCTCTTGGTCTAG